ACTCTCTTGCCATCAGTTACTCGAATATCCCTAGATTTATTCTCTTCACTGCGTTGAGGCTCTAGATTGAGAAGCTCTTGCAACCACGCTTCAACCAAGCGCTGATAATGCGCTTGAAAAGTGGCAGCATCTCCTTGAGAAACAGTAAAGATTGACATGACACAAAAGCTCCCATCTAAACGAGACTTTGCGTAGCCTCAGATTGGACTATCAAACTCAAACGATTGACCACAATCTCATCATCCACAAACAACAGCGCCAATTGGTCATCCAAACACCAAGCGATGAACTCCGAGGGCTGCTCTAAAAGTCTTTGAGTCTCATAAAGCACACCCCAAGCTTGTCCATACAGCAAACCTTGCTGATCGAAAACCTCAATGACAGAAGCTGAATAATCTGATGCTAGAGGTGACGCATTGAGGGCGGATTGTACCCGACACGCCCAACTGGGATACTTAATCAAAACTTCCTGAACTCGCTCACTATACATAAGCACTACCCCCTAGAAAAATTCCGCCAATTCTTCGGCAGTAGGAGCCGAGATAGGCTCACTCGGTAGCGGGAACAACGCCTCAGCTAACGCTCTACGCTCTTCAAATTGTTCGCGTCTTTCCTCATCCGTAACGCTATAGGAATTAGCTGCCACTAACCTGGGTCTAATCGTGTCCCACTTCTTCTCTGACCAATTCATCTCATCAATGTCTTCTTTTGGGACTTTTACAGGCTGAATCAGAGGAACGTAAGCTTCGCTCTGACGGACATAAGCTGGGTTAATGACTACAGCTTTTCCAGTTCCCAACTTGAGAAATTCGGCTGGTTCTAGGAGAAAGCGCTTCTGATGTTGCTCGTTGAAAGACTTACTTCCTCCGCCCTTACCCGTACTCCTAGATTTGGATTGAAATTGAATTTCTTGCTCTCCTAAATAATCCGCAAACAACTTAGCGCTGGTAGGGTCTTGAGGGTTGAAAATAAACTTGCTTGCCGTTCCCCCTACAATGGCTTGAGCGAGTTCTTTGCCGTAAGCTTTCTCTAACTGGCTGATATTCTGGTATCCCAAAATTCCGCAGAAACCATCTTCTCGGTTTTCGTTCAACCAATTCACTAAGGCTGGCAAATACAAAGTAGGCAACTCATCGAGTGCCACTATCAATGGGTCTTGACGAGGCACGGTTCGTGATACATTTCGGGATACTATCATGTGTAAAATTGCTGCCAAGAGCGGTCCGACAATATCCCGGTTATTCCGGTCTAACCCGAAGATGATTAATTGCTTACCATCTAAATCCAGCGGCAGGGTCGTATTGCCACAAAATGCTCCTACAAAGTCTTTCTTGAGAAACCGTTGAAAAATCCTCTGAGCCGTACCAACAATACTGGCAACGGTTTTATCACTATCTTTTACGCTAATGAGCTGAGAAAGTGGTCGGGTTGTCCAAACTTTCAGCTTTCCTTTAGACGCTGCCTCTAATCGTTGAGGGAGTTGATCTAAACTCAAAATGGCTTGAGCCATCATCAAGTCACAATACTTGTCATCGCCAGTAAGGGTCTTGACGGCTTTGGTTACGAGTAGAATCCCCTCAATCAAACTGTCCCCAGCTTCTTCAAAGAACTTATCCCCGCCGTTGTTGCCGCCGCCTCGGTCAAAGTTGCGGTTGATGACATTGGATAGCTGACCCGCTGCGATCGCATCCTCTTCATCCTTAATCAAATCCAGCGGGTTACACACTTCACTCTCAGGAAACCCAGGCGCAAATACGCGCACGGTATAGCCTCGCTTCAGGGCATAAGCAACTGCCCGCTTCGTCTGCGCTGGGTACTTGAAATCGTACAAGCACATAGGAAAACCCTGATCTAAAGCGGAACGAATCAGAGGGTCAATCACACTGAACGTTTTGCCAGAAC
Above is a window of Allocoleopsis franciscana PCC 7113 DNA encoding:
- a CDS encoding type IV secretory system conjugative DNA transfer family protein yields the protein MLAFQAMSGSAKKGKTATSYWGGSKEKARAASKAKKQMVKVSRNNVALYVGTPFVMRDRLNSDWHSKGLIKTPPPPAWKKQLDKVFSSSPTLYVPDAQRGIAAIGAAGSGKTFSVIDPLIRSALDQGFPMCLYDFKYPAQTKRAVAYALKRGYTVRVFAPGFPESEVCNPLDLIKDEEDAIAAGQLSNVINRNFDRGGGNNGGDKFFEEAGDSLIEGILLVTKAVKTLTGDDKYCDLMMAQAILSLDQLPQRLEAASKGKLKVWTTRPLSQLISVKDSDKTVASIVGTAQRIFQRFLKKDFVGAFCGNTTLPLDLDGKQLIIFGLDRNNRDIVGPLLAAILHMIVSRNVSRTVPRQDPLIVALDELPTLYLPALVNWLNENREDGFCGILGYQNISQLEKAYGKELAQAIVGGTASKFIFNPQDPTSAKLFADYLGEQEIQFQSKSRSTGKGGGSKSFNEQHQKRFLLEPAEFLKLGTGKAVVINPAYVRQSEAYVPLIQPVKVPKEDIDEMNWSEKKWDTIRPRLVAANSYSVTDEERREQFEERRALAEALFPLPSEPISAPTAEELAEFF